One genomic region from Ptychodera flava strain L36383 chromosome 14, AS_Pfla_20210202, whole genome shotgun sequence encodes:
- the LOC139150451 gene encoding uncharacterized protein: protein MEKLSSPDWRLGTGDLIQQIAVLAWLNKEEDGERFYKAVTTCRVASELWHRLTGEDKMEALRAEAILGITNYIKDHPNASKEQISKEVEKHILIFAAKVEAL, encoded by the exons ATGGAAAAACTAAGTAGTCCCGACTGGAGACTTGGAACAGGTGACTTAATACAACAG ATAGCAGTATTAGCATGGTTGAACAAAGAAGAGGATGGCGAAAGATTCTACAAGGCTGTTACTACCTGCAGAGTAGCTTCTGAGTTATGGCATAGACTCACTGGTGAAGACAAAATGGAGGCACTCAGG GCAGAAGCAATTTTAGGAATTACTAACTACATCAAGGACCATCCTAATGCCTCAAAAGAACAAATCAGCAAGGAAGTGGAAAAACATATCCTGATATTTGCAGCTAAGGTTGAAGCTTTGTAG